The Gossypium arboreum isolate Shixiya-1 chromosome 4, ASM2569848v2, whole genome shotgun sequence DNA segment tTCTCCTCCATGGGATCCTTGTAAAGTTTATATTTGTGATTTTATTATTAGGTCCTGGTTGCTCCTCAGTGGCATATGGTGCATCAGAAGAGATTGGGCCATTCAGAATAAACAAGTCAGCCTCAGGGTTGTATCTCAACAAGTTCTCTTGGAACAATGTGGCTAACCTCTTGTTCTTGGAGACTCCTGCTGGTGTAGGCTTCTCTTACACCAATCGCAGTTCCGATTTATTGGATACCGGCGACCGTCGAACCGGTTCGACTCTTAAAACTCCATTCCTAATGCTACCTTAGCTCGTTAACAGACTTTATAGTTTTAGTTTACATGTTGAATTTGTTTCTGATCTAAGTTTGAAGGTTGTGATTTCAGCTATGGACTCTTTGGAATTCTTGATCAGATGGCTCGACCGGTTCCCACGATATAAGAATCGTGAGGTATACATCACCGGAGAGAGCTATGCCGGCCATTATGTGCCTCAGTTGGCTAGACAGATCATGGTTTACAACAAGAAATCCAAGCACCCAATAAATCTAAAAGGAATAATGGTAATGTGCAACATTTCACACAATttgcaacctttttttttttttttttttccttttgatgTTTCAATAAAGAGATTGTAAAAGTGGAAATGGAATGCAGGTGGGAAATGCAGTGACAGACAACTATTATGATAACCTTGGGACAGTGACATACTGGTGGAGCCATGCCATGATTTCTGATAAAACGTATGAGCAACTCATCAACACATGCGATTTCCGACGGCAGAAAGAGTCGAACGAATGCGAATCGTTGTATTCTTATGCCATGGATCAAGAATTTGGAAACATTGATCAGTACAACATATATGCTCCCCCTTGCAATAACTCAGATGGCAGCCGTTTTACCAGGCATAATATGCGATTGCCTCATCGACCACATTCGGTACCGATATCTTAGCTTATATATATACTGAAAACATGCAATTATCACAAATTCGGACCGATGTATGATAATTCTTAGAATGAAAATTCTTCAGATTTTCAGGCAGTTATCAGGCTATGATCCGTGCACTGAAAAGTATGCTGAGATTTACTACAACAGGCCAGATGTGCAGAAGGCACTCCATGCCAACACAACCGGAATCCGATATAAATGGACCGCTTGCAGGTACTTCGATTATGGCATACATGATTCACTAACAACATTTTGTCTTCGTGCTAACATACAGAATTTTGCCTTGTCGATGCAGTGAAGTTCTAAATCGTAATTGGAACGATACAGATGTATCCGTTCTACCGATTTACAAAGAAATGATCGCCGGTGGCTTGAGAGTTTGGGTTTTCAGGTTAGCAagaatatatttaaaatgaaatgaaGCTTGAATTAACTctaatttattatttgatttttggaTAATAACAGTGGTGATGTAGACTCAGTGGTTCCAGTGACAGCAACAAGATACTCACTTGCACAACTTAAATTGAGTACCAAAATTCCTTGGTATCCTTGGTATGTTAAGAAACAGGTAAGCTTAAGCACCACCACCACCATATATCTATAAATTGTCTCTATTTTTCGGATTAGACAAAGCCCGACCGGTCGGGTACGATCATCCAAACTGAAATGATGCTGacatatgaaaaaaaaattgggaaTTTTGAATTGTTTGTGAAGGTGGGGGGATGGACTGAGGTGTATGAAGGGCTAACATTTGCAACAGTGAGAGGGGCAGGACATGAAGTACCATTGTTCAAGCCAAGAGCAGCTCTTCAGCTTTTCAAATCATTTTTGAGTGGGGAACCCCTTCCTAAAGCATGACAACCAAAAACTTGATGTTCCCCACAACTTAGTTGCCTAGTTCTGCATTGTAATTCTTGCTTTTTTAAGACAAAAATATGTCATTTTAACCATTGAAAAAAATCAATGAAAAAAAGAAGCTTGATTGTTTAATTGGAAGGGAAAATGAATTGGAGTTCATGGAATGAAAGAAAATGTTTAGGGAATAATCATACTTTTATTTACATAAAAAAAATTGGGTAAACTGTACCGGTAGTCCCCCgattataaaaaattacaaaataatcattaaattactgataagtttatttttggtcacttatttatgaaaaattacaaaatgattaCTCAActatttgatttttgttttttttttttgcatcccGCCATTAAATGACTAATATAGTAacttttaaaattggcataatagTAACTTTAACATTAACATTTATATATTGTGTTAAATTATTCTTGATTTAAAAAATCTAACattcaacatttacacatttgtaatttaaatgtTGACATGGTaactttaaaattaatataatagcaACTTTAGCACTATTTATACATGGtgttaatttattttgattttaaaaatttaactttcaacatttacacatttgtaatttaattttttacagttttatttttctttatcacCCTTTCACTTAAAAAGCTAAAATAATAGACTTATTAgctaaatttcataaaaaaaataccaaaactgGAAAcgtgtaaaaattttaaataataattttcatattttctcttacaaaaaaataaaactacAAAAAGATTAAAGTGCTAATGTATAAATTTTGAgggttaaatattttaaaataaaaattaaattgaaacaaTATATAGATGTTGAAAGTTAAAGTTGTTATTACGCTAATTTTAAAAGCTGTCAAGTGATCTTTTGTTAGTGATTTAACAACGCCTAGtaactaaaaatgaaaaaattgaataattaggtgaccattttataattttttataattgggtgacaaaaaattattaataattaagtcACTATCAATTTAATTTAACCAAAAAATCCTTTAGAAAAATTTCATTATTACATTTGTAGAAATAAAATCTTTAACTAGTTTATttcctaatttatttattttaattaaagaaTGTGacatttttaatatatgaaaaattaacAAATACATAGTGATTTCGGGaactctaaatttttttttttcaagttgtTTGTTTCTTCtcttttgttttgttcaatgatAATACCAATTTTTGGGTTAGTTATCATTCGCCTTTTTCTCTTTCCCACTAATCATCTATTTCTTTCTTGTTCTCAGTCACTTCATGTGTTTTCCCTCTTTTTAGTTTACAGATCTATTTTGTAAGTATATTTATTGTCTTCACAATTTGTGATGGATAGATGATGAGCACTGAAATTCCATTGCCCACCCCCAATTTCTCTTGTAAAGTGAGTGGTTATTCGTCAGCTTCTTAATCTATTTATGTTTTAAGAgtattttagaataataaatgatttcacgaGTCGATTTGGACTCGTattgtcttaagttttatatgcttctttatttgtttttcattatttaataactcttcagttttaaattttttttttttgctcttgtAGCACGATTTTTAGTCTTGTTTATGGATGTAATATTGTCTATACAAGTAATTTTAGAGATAATTTTGTTGAAATTCTCTCTAGTTTGGTAGATACTCAATTCTTTTGTCAATTTTTGCCAATTGCTTTGACTATCCTGAATTGGTTTCTTTATCGTATTAAGTGTTTACAATCATTCTAAATATGTCGTGGTTGAATTGTAATATAACTAATTACCAACATGTCATAATATTTTATTGataccaaaattaaaatttttattatattgatgATGTTTACCCTTCGCGacaacaaatatttattattcttccctcAAATTACATAATCTCATTAATAAAAGCTATTTCGACCAAAAAAAATTCCGACAAATCCGTTTGATGCAACATGTAGTAAATTAATGTTAATTGGAAAGCAACTAGCGAGGTAATGTTGAcgttataaaagaaaaaaaaaatagtttgatTTGGTACGTTGggatagaattttcaaaatttgaaacacATGAACTCgattttgaatgaaattaaataataaagttaattttattatttaaatttaattaataaatattttaaaatttcatatatatatcatgaGGTTTGcacttttaaaaactttttaatgGGAGGTTTTAATTTTTTCACTAATGGAGTGTTGTATAATTCACATATCaaccattttattattatgaaataagGATAAAGTTCAAAATTACTCGTAAATGTTAATTTTGTAtagttttatatattaaatattagtaTGATCtagtttttataaattattaacacaattatcgaTATAATATCTTTTACATTAacatgctatatatataaataattatatgtattcaatataaaaataaattgatgtatttatttattttaaatatgtagaattgaataaaattagagttttatgtatatatttggactataattaaaatttttatgtgtATAGTTGCACCAAATCAAAGTTAATATATTAAATTGTACATCAAACTAAAATTTATgtgtaattttaatgtttatctCTTATAAAATAATGTGGGTCTTATATTTTTGTAACCAAGATTTTTTGTTCCTTTAGGAGTATTACATGAcatttttactcttttttttaatatatataaataaattttttgtcaTTTGATATATTTCATTCTTAGgttattacaatttaatttcaataCTTCTTTCACTTAATCGAGAAGAAAATTTTTGATTTATTGTTAGAAATTATGTGATCTATCAATTGTTGAAGAAAACAATTTTACTTTCGTCTATAATTTTATACTTAAAACTATCTATAATTTTTTCTCAGcctttaaataggaggataaacgTGTTTTAGCGCGCTTAAACTCATGTCCTCCTGCATTGATAACAATACCGATATCAATTAAATTAAGACACAATCAActcttataattaatttttaacatattaaTTTGTATGCGAAATACCACACATTAAAACATAAAATCCAATAACAAttcaatgataaaattaaatgCGTGATACATTTAACTTTTTACCTAAAAAACCATTAAACATATTTTATAAAACCAATTTCCAACCATGTAATCTTTTAATGGAAAGATcacaaacaaaataaaataatatttaaaataattttatttaaaatatatatttcatgaaAGCATTGATAAAAGGAAATTATTTAGTACAGTAcacttttataaataaaattaagggATTGAAAAATATCctacaaaaatataataaaatatagaaaaaaactAAATCAAGgctatttataaaataaaaatataatagtgTACTAAATACTACTAACCCAGATTAATCTCcccaattaaaattttgaatgaagtcaatttaaaaataaaagaaaaagggagaGAGAAAAGGCAATTCCCTTTTTTCTGTTGCAAAAAGGCGGTCAAAGAATGAGTCATGAGTGCCCATTGTTTACTTTTGTTTTAAAGATATCTGGGTTTGATTCCTTGTGGCAAAGACATTGTTTCCTTCAAGTAATTTGAAAATATCAGTAAAATATGAAAGCCATATATAATTAAAACTGTAAATCCTAAATTTGATGTGATATtgtgatgatttttttttaatatttttaataattttattatagattaagatAATACGCTTCAACGTCTTCAATTCATATCTTCTTACATTAATAACAATATTTATACCAATTAAACTAAAACTcaattgataatttttataaatattaaattcatctcttttactaaaaattgGGTCAAATATGAATATACTTTTTGACAATTAGTGCCTTAGATAAAATGGTTTCAGTAtttcaaggaaaattgaaatatgaaatttttatttatttgaaggaatttaattttttatcatcttttaatttgttgaatTAACGAAATTTAAATTCCACATagcattttagattttttttgtgtgtatttatgctttcatttaataaataaacCAAAGCTGTTAACAATTTTTCGAATTTCTTACATTGAATAAACAccataaaagaatttgtaattaaattttaacatttttatatatatatatatatatatatataaaaggaataAAGAAAAGAGACAAAGTAATAAATAGTCAAAATGTTAAATTGAACCCCACATTGATAGAACTTAAATAGACTTAACTAAATAAGTCAAAACTTCATATTTATACAGTCTCTTTTATTGTCTCTCCTTCAATCACCAAGAAATTCAATATTCAGAAACCTACACTAAACTTGACATTCACTGCTACCAAAATATTCTTATAAAAGAACATATTCTAAAAATAACTTCACTAAAATCTGTAAAATACAATTTTCCTATTACAAAACGAAAAACTGCCCAAactaatttataataattaaataaatgataataattgcttggaaattatatatatatataaatcgaAGAATTTAATTTAGGGCatactttaaatttataaaaaaatattttaattttatatttaattttgagCTTTTTTAACTCGTAAGCTTGTATTATTTGTCAAATTATCTAGAAAATAGATAAAAAGATAAcgtttgttaactttgttgatgTTGACAACTCATGTATATCTATATCTCActttagcaattaattatttttaaaaataaaaatattaaaaattataatttgtatactaaaattatttttataattttaaataacttttatagtttttaatttttaaaattaattgctTGCATGACATCCTTGTGTTAATCCACATGTATGTCACATCAATAAAATTAACATAGGTTAATTTTTTCATCCATTTTAAGATAATTTAATAAATACTAAgatctaaaaataaataaataaataaataaaatgaggtactttataaaatcaaaatttatttttcagtCTTGTTTAAATGAAATTGGTTGAGGGTAAATTGGTGATAAATCATACATTACCAAAATAGCTATTAAAATTACCATTATATTAACGAATGTTAGCACTACTTCTAATATCATATTACTTATTgttaaattaaacataaaattttcaCCTTAATTCAATTAATAAATGATAACAGTGAAATCAATCATATTTAAACGTAATTTTCTTTCATCTTGGAGTAaaataaatattgtataaaaatattatattcagCTAACCAAATGAGCTTTTAAATTCATAAATGTTAATGGGTTCAATGAACAGTTGAAAACTTGACTCTGCATCAATGGGTAGGGCCACCTCAACCCAACTTGTTTGAAATGATGCTACACTCGTTATTGCAAAAGGTCAATTGTTAGTTAGACATgacaattcaataactttttttattaaaattttgttcaataTTTTACTCATTGATATGATTTTTCATACctcaatatttatattatatcaattttgATAGGTTTTTTATATTTGATGTGttaatgttttttttctttttcatatcaTATTGTATTTAAATTATTTCTTTTACATATTAATCCTAGCACAATCACTATGTGATGTTAAAAAGGTAAAAATGATTTGGCACGTGTTTATTCTGTTGTTTTGCACGTTTGTTTAGTTTTTCAACAGTTTGCGATGgtgttttttttctctttttttcgtTCTCTTGTCTGGTTGGAGTGGGTTGGAAGGAGTTATGGAGGCCGACTTAGCAGCTTTGTCGTTGGATGGCGATGAAGAGGATGTTTGGCATATTAATTTGGGTGAAGGGGAAGAAGAAGCTTGAAATGGTCTTTGCTTTGTTGGGAGTTTCTTGGCAGCCAACATTATCCAATTCCGAGCCATGCGAATGACTCTTGCAAATCTGTAGCATCCATATGGTAGGATTACAATTTCTGAACTGGGTAAAAAGTGTTATCTCTTTCGATTTTACTATGAATTTGACATCGAAAAAGTAATGGATAACAGTCCTTGGATATTTAACAACCATCTTTTGGTGTACCATTGACTGCAATTGGTGGAGGATCCCAACATGTTCCATTTCTTTTTATGGACTATTGATTTAAGTTCATGATCTTCCACCGGGTTTGATGTTGGAGGGAATGACAAAAAATTTTGGGGCTTTCCTTAGAACTTATATTGACTATGATGCCAAATTTATTAGCAACAGAGTTGGTGGCTATTTACGGCTTCGGGCTAGGATAGGTATTCGAATTATACTAAAATGACGGAAGAAGATTGCCTTTTAAACAATCGATTTGCTTATGCTAGATTCCAATACAAAAGGTTGTCAATGTTCTGTTTTCTCTACGGGCGACTAGGTCATGGTGTAGGTTTTTGCCTCATCTGAATAGTGTATAAAAGAAAGAGATCCCTTTTTAGTGGGATATGTCATTAAAGGCTTTGCCGAAACGAGTAATAGTGATCACTAGTTATTGGCTCAGAAATGAGGGATATCTCACATGGTCAGACCAAAGAGACAACTATAAGGCATATGAGGGTTCAATTGGTCAAGCAgaaatttagggttttttttccAAGATGTGGGTATTCATGATTGGACAGGTGCAATTTTAGGGATAAATTTGAACGAGATGGCTGTAAGAGACGGGCCATCTACAGAGGCTGGGGTTGTTACTGTTACGAAAACTATGGAAGATTTTCCCGTAGAAATTGAGGAAGGGAAAAAACGACTGTGTACTTCGCGATTTTCTTTAATTTCTATGATACCAGATTTGAAAATAATCTTGACTAAGCAGGATGCTATTCAAGTTTTTGATTCATCACTAACCCTATTTGGCATAGTAGTCGGGGGTCATAAAAATTTTTAGTTGgaatatttgatgtttggggaaTCCCCGAGCTATTCAACACCTTTGGTATATACTGCGGGAGATAAATCCCACTGTAGTTTTTCTGATGGAAACAAAACTAAAGAATTCACGGATGGAGAAAATTCGATGGAGTTAGGGATACACCTATGGTTTGGATGTTAGTAGTGTGGGTACTAGAGGAAGATTGTCACTTTATTAGAGAGAAGGATGTCTTGTTACTTTATGTTCCTTTTCAAGAAATCATGTTGATGTTTTGATTGAATATGCAACTGATGGTCACTCTTGGAGATTCACAAGTTTCTATGGTTATCTAGAAGAAATTAACTGTTCGTTGTCTTCGGAGTTGATGAGGATCATATTCCTTGGATTGTGATGGGCGATTTTAATGAAATTCTCCTTTCTTATGAAAAACAAGAAGGTTAGTTGAGGGATGAACGTTGTACGGAGGCTTTCTATGTTGTTCTTCAATATTGTGATCTTTTGGATTTGAGTTTCAAAGAAAGATGGTACACTTGGGAGTGTGGTCGGTCTGTGCACACTAATATTCAGGAAAGGTTGGATTACAGTGTGGCTAATACGGGTGGTATAAACTATTTCCGAACACAAAGATCTCACATCGGGTTTACACAATTTTGAATCGTTATTTGTTGCTTCTTGATTCGAGCTATGATAGGAATCTATTTGGGTTACATCCTCTTTATTTTTGATTTAAAGCCATTTGGAAAAAGGATGCCTTTTGTGAGGAGGAAGTGCGATAGGTTTGGATAGAGGTAAATGGTGATGTTTTGATGCGTCTGTCTTTAGTGAGTCAGAGCTTGATGAGATAGGTACGTCTTCGATGTAGTATTGAGAATAGAAGGTTAGTTCATATCCACTGAAGGATCGAATAACTGAGCATGGACAATCCGACTGACAAAACAATTAAAGAGTTGCTCATTTCTAAGATACAATTAAATCTGAAGATTGATAAAGGTGAACAGTACTAGGAACAACAAGCGCGATTCAATTGGCTTCATAATGGCAATTGCACTACCACTTTTTTCCATCATTTTGCCACATATCGAAATAAATTGAAACTGTTTGTCAGGATGGAGACTTGGAAGAGTGCGGTTGTGGAAGGTGATAAGGAAATTTGTACGGTTGCATTTCATTATTTTTTTGAGTTGTTTTCTACTTGTGAATGAACAAACTTGGACCATATTATGTCTATATTAATCCAACTGTGACTAAGGGTATGAATGTATTTTTATGTAAGCCTTTTACTAAGGAGGAGATTGTTAATACCTTTAACGATATGAGTCCGACTAAAGCACCTAGAGGGGATGGCATGTAGACTTTATTTTATCAAACGTATTGGTATATTGTTGGTTTGAATGTTTATCAATTTTATTTGGATTTCTTGAATGGAGCAAGGTCGCTGTCTGCTTTAAATCACACTAATATTGTCTTAATCTTGAAGAGGGAGGATTCCTCTAATATAACTCATTTTCATTCCATTAGTCTGTGTAATGTGTAGTACAAGATTATTTCGAAGGCGATTGTGAACAGACTACAACTCGTTATGCCTCATTGTATTGATAGAGTATAGGGTGTCTTTGTGCTTGGTTGACTAATTATTGATAATGTGATTGTGGCTTTTGAGACACTTTATTCTTTTCAACAACAACGAGGGTGTCGTAAGGGTTCGTTTGCTTTGAAACTTGAT contains these protein-coding regions:
- the LOC108457722 gene encoding serine carboxypeptidase-like 25, with the translated sequence MFFALQLLHSLSCSFNMANNTQILNLISMALLLFVSNSEGYSAAEEEADRISALPGQPKVSFPQFSGYVTVNKVAGRALFYWLTESPNFPSSKPLVIWLNGGPGCSSVAYGASEEIGPFRINKSASGLYLNKFSWNNVANLLFLETPAGVGFSYTNRSSDLLDTGDRRTAMDSLEFLIRWLDRFPRYKNREVYITGESYAGHYVPQLARQIMVYNKKSKHPINLKGIMVGNAVTDNYYDNLGTVTYWWSHAMISDKTYEQLINTCDFRRQKESNECESLYSYAMDQEFGNIDQYNIYAPPCNNSDGSRFTRHNMRLPHRPHSIFRQLSGYDPCTEKYAEIYYNRPDVQKALHANTTGIRYKWTACSEVLNRNWNDTDVSVLPIYKEMIAGGLRVWVFSGDVDSVVPVTATRYSLAQLKLSTKIPWYPWYVKKQVGGWTEVYEGLTFATVRGAGHEVPLFKPRAALQLFKSFLSGEPLPKA